One segment of Theobroma cacao cultivar B97-61/B2 chromosome 9, Criollo_cocoa_genome_V2, whole genome shotgun sequence DNA contains the following:
- the LOC18591019 gene encoding zinc finger protein CONSTANS-LIKE 8 isoform X2, producing MQQQCLKRGVKQEGQGRARYLVKMGYTNSLLRSPKKEEQQVPDASVNEFNNTKESYGRGEIDIMAELEGILGIENGEKLAGSRVHGHLSWDFMDWEGEFHNAEEEDEEDERDGKLYAGKCFEEEIEYDKVVKKENLGFWEDDDEKRVSLNLNLNYQDVLDAWSDRGSLWADDYSISKASTGYYMGEVPVMEEERARREASVLRYKEKRQTRLFSKKIRYQVRKLNADKRPRLKGRFVKRVS from the exons ATGCAACAACAGTGCCTAAAGAGGGGAGTAAAACAAGAGGGACAAGGGCGAGCTAGATATTTAGTTAAGATGGGGTACACTAACTCATTGCTAAGGAGCCCAAAGAAGGAAGAGCAACAGGTTCCAGATGCCAGTGTCAATGAATTCAACAACACCAAGGAGAGCTACGGACGTGGAGAGATTGATATCATGGCTGAACTGGAAGGCATTTTGGGCAttgaaaatggagaaaaaCTGGCAGGGAGTAGGGTTCATGGTCATCTCAGCTGGGATTTCATGGACTGGGAAGGCGAATTTCACAATGCGgaggaagaagatgaagaggACGAAAGAGACGGGAAACTTTATGCAGGCAAGTGctttgaagaagaaattgaatatGACAAGGtcgtaaagaaagaaaatcttGGTTTCTGGGAAGATGATGATGAGAAGAGGGTTTCTTTGAACTTGAATTTGAATTATCAGGATGTCTTGGATGCCTGGTCTGATCGTGGGTCGCTATGGGCTGACGATTATTCGATTTCAAAGGCGAGCACCGGCTACTAT ATGGGGGAGGTGCCTGtgatggaagaagaaagagcaagAAGGGAAGCCAGTGTTCTTAGATACAAAGAGAAGCGTCAGACTAGATTGTTCTCCAAGAAGATAAGGTATCAAGTCCGCAAACTCAATGCAGATAAAAGACCAAGGCTCAAG
- the LOC18591019 gene encoding zinc finger protein CONSTANS-LIKE 8 isoform X1, with amino-acid sequence MQQQCLKRGVKQEGQGRARYLVKMGYTNSLLRSPKKEEQQVPDASVNEFNNTKESYGRGEIDIMAELEGILGIENGEKLAGSRVHGHLSWDFMDWEGEFHNAEEEDEEDERDGKLYAGKCFEEEIEYDKVVKKENLGFWEDDDEKRVSLNLNLNYQDVLDAWSDRGSLWADDYSISKASTGYYMGEVPVMEEERARREASVLRYKEKRQTRLFSKKIRYQVRKLNADKRPRLKAEIRVYGNIFSIPNFLGPSE; translated from the exons ATGCAACAACAGTGCCTAAAGAGGGGAGTAAAACAAGAGGGACAAGGGCGAGCTAGATATTTAGTTAAGATGGGGTACACTAACTCATTGCTAAGGAGCCCAAAGAAGGAAGAGCAACAGGTTCCAGATGCCAGTGTCAATGAATTCAACAACACCAAGGAGAGCTACGGACGTGGAGAGATTGATATCATGGCTGAACTGGAAGGCATTTTGGGCAttgaaaatggagaaaaaCTGGCAGGGAGTAGGGTTCATGGTCATCTCAGCTGGGATTTCATGGACTGGGAAGGCGAATTTCACAATGCGgaggaagaagatgaagaggACGAAAGAGACGGGAAACTTTATGCAGGCAAGTGctttgaagaagaaattgaatatGACAAGGtcgtaaagaaagaaaatcttGGTTTCTGGGAAGATGATGATGAGAAGAGGGTTTCTTTGAACTTGAATTTGAATTATCAGGATGTCTTGGATGCCTGGTCTGATCGTGGGTCGCTATGGGCTGACGATTATTCGATTTCAAAGGCGAGCACCGGCTACTAT ATGGGGGAGGTGCCTGtgatggaagaagaaagagcaagAAGGGAAGCCAGTGTTCTTAGATACAAAGAGAAGCGTCAGACTAGATTGTTCTCCAAGAAGATAAGGTATCAAGTCCGCAAACTCAATGCAGATAAAAGACCAAGGCTCAAG